GTCACCCGGGGCTTCCCGGTCGGCATCGGCAAGATGCTGACGGTCTCGCCGGTCGGCGAATACACTATTATTAACAAGCAGCCTAATCCGGGCGGACCCTTCGGCGCGTTCTGGATGGGACTGTCCAAGCCGCATTATGGCATTCACGGCACCAATGACCCGGCTTCGATCGGACATATGGTCTCCCATGGCTGTATCCGCATGTATAACGCAGATGTCCTGGCTCTGGCTGCGCTAGTCCCGGTCGGCACCCGGGTCACCATCAGGGAGTAAGCCCCCGGCAGATTACCTGCGCCGAATTTGGCCGGTATGAGTCCAGCCGCCGCCGACACAAAAACCCTTCTGACGCCGGATACGCCACAAGGGTTCTTTGTCTCGGTATACATTAGACTGGAATGGATGCTATGGACTAAAGCACGCTTCTCAACAGACGGAGCGCCTTGTATTTAAGCGAATGGCTTCACGGATAGACGCTCTGGCAGCCAGCAGCTCTCTTCTGGCCCGAGAACCTCTGGGGACTCTGCGCAGATTCTCGTTGATTTCTTCCAGTCTCTCCAGCAGGATGGCCCGCTGTGCAATCAGGACATTAATGGCTCTGCGAATCCGGTTACATTCTCTTTGGGTTATCATTACACCTCTTCTACGTTTCATAGTATAAGAGATACGATAAGCCGCTCCGAAAACTGTGTGACCCGGCATTAACTTTACACTTACTTGTTATTCAGCTGCACCCGGAACTCGTATTCGTCCCGTCTATAGGTCATGCCAGCCAGCAGAATATACTCCGGCGTCCATTTCTGCACAGGTCCGGCATAATCAGCGATGACATGCGGTTTGCCGTCCTCCAGCTGAATCACATAGACTTGAACCTGAGCCAGCGCAGCAGCGAATAAGTCAGCATCACTGGACAGTACTTTATAAGCCGTATCCAACTTCGTTCCTCCTTGTTCCACACCCGTAATTAAAGATTCCGCTAGAATCTATTCAATTATACCGGGTTCTGGAACAATATGTAAACCATATTTACAGCTTGACAAAGATGATTTTGAACAACCCAATATACTTCTTGGCCGCCTCGCCATCCCCGGTAAAAAATCTCGTATTCTTAAGGTCCGGCACGCTGAAAACAGAGAAGAAGATGTAGTTATCCCTCTTCGTCAACGACTCAACGACAGGCTGGGCCACCAGCTTGGTGATTCCGTCGCCGATCTCCTGGCCAATCGTATTCTCCAGATTTTTCACCGCATATTCACTGAACTCTTCCTTCCCCGGATTGGTAACCGCCAACACCACCAGAATAAGTATCAGTATCAGTATCAGGACCAGAAACGATTTACCGCCCGATCTCCTGCGGACTCTCCGAGCCGGACCGGACGCATCATAACGCGGATTCATTCTTTTCCCCCTCGGCTAAATAATATAAGTCATCTCTTGAAGCATGCCCCCAGCGGATTCATTCAGGACAAGCATTAGCACTATGACAACCTTCTTATAATCCCCTCCTATGCCTGCCGCGAGGATTCTTCCGCTTAATGATATTATCCCTCTACCCATACCAATAATTTTACATTGAATACTTTATTTTGTAGAGGTGATTCCAGTGATCCGTGGAGAGAAGTATTTTAAGCCTATTCAATCAGGATTCAGCCGCCCACACTTAATCTTATGCACAGACGGGCAGTTTTACATTCTAAAATTAAGATCTAATCCTCAAGGAAATATGGTTTTGGTCAATGAGATTATTAGTTACCGGTTAGCCTTATTGCTGGATCTCCCAGTACCTAAAGGAGAAGTAATTCTCTTGGAAGAGCACTTCATCTCACAAACTCCACAGCTCCAAACGGCGAATGCTCAAGCAGGCCTGCATTTCGGAAGTTTATTTATTCCGGATTCAGTCAATTTAACACATGGAACTGATCTTTCCCGGGTTGATAATATTGTGAAAGCAGCTGATATAATCTTATTTGATTATTGGGTGAACAATAATGACCGGCATTTATTCAACGGTGCAAGTACCAACCTTTTAGTGACTAACTCTGGAACACCGCATTTATGGATGATCGACCAGGCCAACATCTTGAACGGCCCGCATTGGGATGAGCATTCCATCATAGCTCATCAGCCTTATATTTCTACATATTGGGGTGAAGTCTACCAGAAATTTGTACCTTATCTTGATCAAGAATTTCCCTTTAAGA
This region of Paenibacillus sp. FSL K6-1096 genomic DNA includes:
- a CDS encoding L,D-transpeptidase, which encodes MPNYRIIVDLSQRMLYLLDNDVVTRGFPVGIGKMLTVSPVGEYTIINKQPNPGGPFGAFWMGLSKPHYGIHGTNDPASIGHMVSHGCIRMYNADVLALAALVPVGTRVTIRE
- a CDS encoding HipA family kinase — translated: MIRGEKYFKPIQSGFSRPHLILCTDGQFYILKLRSNPQGNMVLVNEIISYRLALLLDLPVPKGEVILLEEHFISQTPQLQTANAQAGLHFGSLFIPDSVNLTHGTDLSRVDNIVKAADIILFDYWVNNNDRHLFNGASTNLLVTNSGTPHLWMIDQANILNGPHWDEHSIIAHQPYISTYWGEVYQKFVPYLDQEFPFKNSLPNYENLNSSVLTEVVSDLPQEWGFPAQSGHALVNYLLSRLTLLPRAIEAVHIHFPVWNYYFRQTEV